A region from the Musa acuminata AAA Group cultivar baxijiao chromosome BXJ1-10, Cavendish_Baxijiao_AAA, whole genome shotgun sequence genome encodes:
- the LOC103969518 gene encoding cytochrome P450 714C2 yields the protein MRRDDAISLGEDENPGEGRGRGRGRRRGAMGGASTGSIPLLPFSVTGIIGLALFYFYYVFWIRPERMRSKLRSQGIDGPPPSLIHGNILEMRKILREERKKKAQEECGPSVTACYVSALFPYLTRWRRRYGPIFMYSTGSMQTLNVSHPDLVKEISVCKSLDLGKPLYLQKDRGALLGKGILTSNGALWAHQRKVIATELFMDKVKGMVDLIVEAAIPLLKSWESAVDNGGGSSDIVVDEDLRKFSADVVSRTCFGSSFAEGKEIFSRLRQLQMLMSKISIFIGIPGVRYLPMKSNRKIWRLTQEIRTLILNIVKERREDISTSSGQDLLQSIIEGSTISNSGLDSAESFIVDNCKNIYFAGHETTAVTATWCLMLLASHPEWQHHVREEVLEVCQGKFPNYDMLRRLKMLTMVIQETLRLYPPAAFMVRETLQDMKLGDIHIPKGITISTPIASLHHDPEYWGSDTDEFKPNRFSRGIAGACRSPHAYIPFGSGTRTCAGQNFAMVELKVILSLLLSKFVFSVSPSYRHSPAFRLTIEPEFGVPLIVKCL from the exons ATGCGAAGGGATGATGCGATCAGCCTCGGTGAAGACGAGAATCCCGgagagggaagaggaagaggaagaggaagaagaaggggggCAATGGGTGGAGCCTCCACGGGGAGCATTCCGCTGCTCCCTTTCTCCGTCACAGGAATCATAGGCTTGGCCTTGTTCTACTTCTACTATGTCTTTTGGATCAGGCCGGAAAGGATGAGAAGTAAACTGAGGAGCCAGGGAATAGACGGTCCTCCTCCTTCCTTGATCCATGGCAACATATTGGAGATGAGAAAGATTCTtcgagaagagaggaagaagaaggctcAAGAGGAATGCGGCCCGAGTGTCACAGCCTGCTATGTTTCGGCGCTCTTCCCTTACCTAACCCGTTGGAGAAGGAGATATG GTCCCATATTTATGTACTCGACGGGCAGCATGCAGACATTGAACGTAAGCCACCCTGATCTTGTCAAGGAGATCAGTGTTTGCAAGTCTCTAGATTTAGGGAAGCCTTTGTACTTACAGAAGGATCGTGGAGCTCTTCTAGGTAAaggaattttgacatcaaatggGGCTCTTTGGGCTCACCAGAGGAAGGTTATAGCTACAGAGTTGTTCATGGACAAGGTCAAG GGCATGGTTGACCTAATAGTGGAAGCCGCTATTCCATTGTTGAAGTCATGGGAAAGTGCAGTTGACAATGGAGGGGGCAGTAGTGATATAGTTGTTGATGAagatttgagaaaattttcagctGATGTGGTCTCGAGAACTTGTTTTGGAAGTAGCTTTGCTGAAGGCAAGGAAATTTTTTCTCGACTTCGTCAACTTCAAATGTTAATGTCAAAGATCAGTATATTTATTGGGATTCCTGGAGTAAG ATATTTACCAATGAAAAGCAATCGAAAGATATGGAGGTTGACTCAAGAGATACGAACACTGATCCTTAATATAGTCAAAGAACGTAGAGAAGACATTTCCACATCTTCAGGACAAGATCTATTACAATCCATCATTGAGGGTTCCACTATCTCAAATTCTGGACTTGATTCGGCAGAGAGCTTCATCGTTGATAATTGCAAGAACATCTACTTTGCGGGGCATGAGACAACAGCAGTGACTGCTACATGGTGCTTGATGCTTCTGGCTTCACACCCTGAGTGGCAACACCATGTTCGTGAAGAGGTCTTGGAGGTCTGTCAAGGAAAATTTCCAAACTATGACATGCTTCGCAGATTAAAAATG CTGACAATGGTGATCCAAGAGACACTGCGTTTGTATCCTCCAGCAGCATTCATGGTGAGGGAGACCCTTCAGGATATGAAGCTCGGAGACATCCATATACCAAAGGGCATCACCATTTCAACCCCGATAGCATCGCTGCACCATGATCCAGAATACTGGGGATCTGATACTGATGAGTTCAAACCCAACAGATTCTCACGCGGAATTGCTGGTGCTTGCAGATCCCCTCATGCCTACATACCCTTTGGCTCAGGTACAAGGACATGTGCAGGTCAAAATTTTGCAATGGTGGAGCTCAAAGTCATTCTCTCGCTGCTCCTCTCCAAGTTCGTCTTCTCAGTGTCACCAAGTTATCGTCATTCTCCTGCATTCAGGCTGACCATCGAACCCGAGTTTGGCGTGCCGCTTATCGTTAAATGCCTTTGA
- the LOC103969519 gene encoding 2,3-bisphosphoglycerate-independent phosphoglycerate mutase yields the protein MGSSDFSWKLADHPTLPKGKTVAVVVLDGWGEANPDKYNCIHVAQTPTMDSLKQGAPERWRLVRAHGTAVGLPTEDDMGNSEVGHNALGAGRIYAQGAKLVDLALASGKIYEGEGFKYIKESFDQGTLHLIGLLSDGGVHSRLDQLQLLLKGSSENGAKRIRVHILTDGRDVLDGSSVGFVETLESDLAKLREKGIDAQIASGGGRMYVTMDRYENDWDVVKRGWDAQVLGEAPYKFRSAVEAVKKLREDTKANDQYLPPFVIVDESGKAVGPIVDGDAVVTINFRADRMVMVAKALEYEDFDKFDRVRFPKIRYAGMLQYDGELKLPSKYLVSPPEIERTSGEYLVHNGVRTFACSETVKFGHVTFFWNGNRSGYFDATMEEYVEIPSDSGITFNVRPKMKALEIAEKARDAILSRKFDQVRVNLPNGDMVGHTGDIEATVVACKAADEAVKIILDAIEQVGGIYVVTADHGNAEDMVKRNKTGQPQLDKAGNIQILTSHTLQPVPIAIGGPGLAPGVRFRNNVPDGGLANVAATVMNLHGFEAPSDYKPTLIEVDN from the exons ATGGGCAGCTCGGATTTCTCGTGGAAGCTGGCGGATCACCCGACGCTTCCCAAAGGCAAGACCGTGGCCGTTGTTGTCTTGGATGGATGGGGTGAAGCCAATCCGGACAAGTATAACTGCATTCATGTCGCCCAGACTCCAACCATGGATTCGCTTAAGCAG GGTGCTCCGGAAAGATGGAGGCTGGTCAGAGCTCATGGAACAGCTGTGGGTCTTCCTACTGAGGATGACATGGGTAACAGTGAAGTTGGTCACAATGCACTTGGAGCAGGCAGGATTTATGCTCAAGG TGCTAAGTTAGTGGATCTTGCACTTGCATCTGGAAAAATATATGAAGGAGAAGGCTTTAAGTATATTAAAGAATCCTTTGATCAAGGAACTTTACATCTCATTGGGTTATTGAGCGATGGAGGTGTTCACTCTCGGCTTGATCAGTTGCAG TTGCTTCTGAAAGGGTCTAGTGAGAATGGTGCCAAAAGAATACGTGTACATATCCTCACTGATGGCCGTGATGTTTTGGATGGCTCAAGTGTTGGATTTGTGGAAACTCTAGAGAGTGACCTTGCTAAGCTACGAGAGAAAGGTATTGATGCACAAATTGCATCCGGTGGTGGTCGAATGTATGTAACCATGGACCGCTATGAG AATGACTGGGATGTTGTTAAACGGGGATGGGATGCTCAGGTTCTTGGCGAAGCACCATACAAGTTTCGAAGTGCTGTTGAAGCTGTGAAAAAATTGAGGGAGGATACCAAGGCCAATGATCAGTACTTGCCTCCATTTGTCATAGTTGATGAGAGCGGCAAAGCAGTTGGTCCAATAGTGGATGGTGATGCTGTTGTGACCATCAACTTCCGAGCAGATCGTATGGTTATGGTAGCTAAAGCACTAGAATATGAAGATTTTGACAAATTTGATCGTGTTCGCTTCCCAAAGATCCGATATGCTGGAATGCTTCAGTATGATGGTGAATTGAAGCTTCCGAGCAAATACCTTGTTTCTCCTCCTGAGATAGAGAGGACATCTGGCGAATATTTGGTCCACAATGGAGTCCGTACTTTTGCTTGCAG TGAGACCGTAAAATTTGGTCATGTCACCTTCTTCTGGAATGGAAATCGATCGGGATATTTTGACGCAACCATGGAAGAATACGTTGAAATTCCTAGTGATTCAGGAATTACGTTTAATGTTCGACCCAAGATGAAGGCTCTGGAAATTGCCGAGAAGGCTAGGGATGCTATTCTCAGTCGCAAGTTTGACCAG GTTCGTGTGAACCTACCTAATGGAGACATGGTAGGACATACGGGTGACATAGAGGCTACTGTTGTGGCTTGCAAGGCTGCCGATGAAGCTGTTAAG ATCATTTTGGATGCCATAGAGCAAGTGGGTGGCATTTATGTTGTCACTGCAGACCATGGTAATGCTGAAGACATGGTAAAGAGGAACAAAACTGGCCAGCCACAACTCGACAAAGCTGGGAACATTCAGATTCTCACTTCTCATACTCTTCAACCT GTTCCCATTGCCATTGGTGGCCCTGGGCTTGCACCTGGTGTCAGATTCCGAAACAACGTGCCTGACGGTGGCCTCGCCAATGTGGCTGCCACGGTCATGAATCTGCATGGTTTTGAAGCACCAAGTGACTACAAACCTACTCTCATCGAAGTAGACAACTGA
- the LOC103969520 gene encoding protein LURP-one-related 8 — protein MAKVHPNSAVPSLELPRLATCCNGVDSSAAGRKENAAVLTVWRKSLLFSCNGFTVFDAEGNLAFRVDVYGSGTPEDLVLMDAAGKPLLTVRRKKLSLGEKWLIYGGEDTVNPIYVVKRRVTLLPSKPTAAIAHVAQCRGGGPGYEVEGSYSRRSCTVYDKRRLVVAEVRPKEAVGGVAFGGDVFRLVVHSDLNACLAMGILITLDQMFR, from the exons ATGGCTAAGGTCCACCCGAACAGCGCCGTTCCTTCTCTTGAACTACCGAGGCTCGCCACTTGCTGTAACGGTGTCGATAGTAGCGCAGCTGGGCGGAAGGAAAACGCTGCAGTGTTGACGGTATGGCGGAAGTCTCTGCTCTTCAGCTGCAACGGGTTCACAGTCTTCGACGCCGAGGGAAACTTGGCCTTCCGAGTCGACGTCTACGGATCCGGCACTCCCGAGGATCTCGTGCTCATGGACGCCGCTGGAAAGCCGCTACTCACCGTCCGGCGGAAG aagctgagcctcggggagaagTGGCTGATATATGGCGGAGAAGACACCGTTAACCCCATCTACGTCGTCAAGAGGCGCGTGACCCTCCTCCCTTCGAAGCCCACCGCCGCCATCGCCCACGTGGCCCAGTGCCGCGGCGGCGGACCCGGGTACGAGGTCGAGGGGTCGTACTCACGGCGGAGCTGCACCGTCTACGACAAACGAAGGCTGGTGGTGGCAGAGGTCCGGCCGAAGGAGGCCGTCGGCGGCGTGGCCTTCGGCGGCGACGTCTTCCGCCTCGTCGTCCACTCGGATCTCAACGCGTGTCTCGCGATGGGCATTCTGATCACCCTCGATCAGATGTTTCGATAA